One window from the genome of Fulvivirga lutea encodes:
- the glmM gene encoding phosphoglucosamine mutase: protein MTLIKSISGIRGTIGGKADENLTPIDVVKFTAAFGSWAKEKSGKNKIVIGRDARISGEMVSNLVASTLVGLGMDVVDLGLSTTPTVEIAVPLEDAAGGIILTASHNPAQWNALKLLNEKGEFISGADGAEVLELGEKANFEFAEVNHLGEIKKDDTYIDKHIQMILDLPLVDVEAIKAKGFSVVVDAVNSTGGIAIPKLLDALGVECKQLFCEPTGHFPHNPEPLPENLTQISSELEKGKYDLGIVVDPDVDRLALIQEDGTPFGEEYTLVAVADYILSQKKGATVSNMSSSMALRVVTEKHGGTYSAAAVGEVNVVEEMKRTNAIIGGEGNGGIIYPELHYGRDALVGIALFLTHLAKFGKSCSRLRGTYPNYHISKNKIELTPEVDVDKILVEIKNQYSKNKINDIDGVKIEFENEWVHLRKSNTEPIIRIYCESESEATAEYLAKKIISDIKEIISTKA, encoded by the coding sequence GTGACATTAATCAAATCAATTTCTGGAATAAGAGGTACCATAGGCGGTAAGGCAGATGAAAATTTAACTCCAATAGATGTTGTAAAATTTACAGCAGCTTTTGGTAGTTGGGCAAAGGAAAAATCCGGAAAAAATAAAATAGTTATTGGTAGAGATGCCAGAATTTCTGGCGAGATGGTGAGCAACTTAGTCGCCAGTACGCTTGTTGGACTGGGTATGGATGTGGTGGACTTAGGTCTTTCTACAACTCCAACGGTAGAAATTGCCGTGCCGCTTGAAGATGCTGCAGGTGGCATTATACTTACCGCTAGTCATAACCCCGCGCAATGGAATGCGCTAAAGTTATTAAATGAAAAAGGTGAATTTATAAGTGGCGCAGATGGTGCAGAAGTACTCGAATTAGGTGAAAAGGCCAATTTCGAGTTTGCAGAGGTAAATCATCTTGGTGAGATAAAAAAAGACGATACCTATATTGATAAGCATATTCAAATGATTCTGGATTTGCCTTTGGTAGATGTAGAAGCGATTAAAGCAAAAGGCTTTAGCGTAGTGGTTGATGCTGTGAACTCCACTGGTGGAATTGCCATCCCAAAACTTCTAGATGCTCTGGGAGTGGAATGCAAACAATTATTTTGTGAGCCTACAGGTCATTTTCCACACAATCCAGAGCCATTACCAGAGAACCTAACACAAATTTCATCGGAATTAGAAAAAGGTAAATATGATTTAGGGATAGTGGTCGACCCTGATGTTGACAGACTCGCGCTCATACAGGAAGACGGCACTCCATTTGGTGAAGAATACACTCTGGTAGCTGTTGCAGATTACATCCTGAGTCAGAAAAAAGGAGCAACGGTATCAAACATGTCATCATCAATGGCATTAAGAGTAGTAACTGAAAAGCATGGCGGCACTTACAGTGCAGCAGCTGTAGGTGAAGTAAATGTTGTAGAAGAAATGAAGCGCACTAACGCCATAATCGGTGGTGAAGGAAATGGTGGCATTATCTATCCTGAGTTACATTATGGTAGAGATGCACTGGTTGGAATTGCATTATTTCTTACTCATTTAGCGAAATTTGGTAAATCGTGTTCCAGATTAAGAGGAACATACCCCAACTATCATATTTCAAAAAATAAAATTGAGTTAACTCCTGAAGTGGATGTTGATAAGATTTTAGTTGAGATTAAAAATCAATACTCTAAGAATAAAATCAATGATATTGATGGAGTGAAAATTGAGTTTGAAAATGAGTGGGTGCATTTGAGAAAATCGAACACTGAGCCAATTATTAGAATTTACTGTGAGTCTGAGTCAGAAGCTACGGCAGAATACCTGGCAAAGAAAATTATTAGCGATATAAAAGAGATTATTAGTACTAAAGCCTAG
- a CDS encoding bifunctional alpha/beta hydrolase/OsmC family protein — protein sequence MKLEPVKFQNTESQTIHAILELPVDGNPLAYAIFAHCFTCSKDLKAVVNISRAMTQKGIAVLRFDFTGLGSSEGDFSNTNFNSNISDLVSAYDFMKEQYKAPAIIIGHSLGGAAVLAAAHQMPEAKAVVTIGSPFDPGHVTHMFDKDLETIKKEGEATVKIGGRPFKIRQQFIEDIEQANNDQKISKLKKSLLVMHSPQDEIVGVENARKIYEAAHHPKSFISLDGANHLLTKNTDSSYVGNIIAAWAERYVEYKKENELTSEKQVTVRTGMDKYLTEIKTENHYLLADEPKSLGGGDFGPSPYDLLVAALGACTGMTLRMYADRKEIDLKEVKVHLQHSKEHTKDSENPESKSSVLDQIEREIELTGNLTAEQRDRLLEIADKCPVHRTLHNEIVVKTKLI from the coding sequence ATGAAGCTTGAACCGGTGAAATTTCAGAATACAGAAAGTCAAACTATCCATGCTATATTAGAATTACCTGTAGATGGTAACCCTCTTGCCTATGCCATTTTTGCGCATTGCTTTACCTGCTCTAAAGACCTTAAAGCAGTAGTAAATATTAGCAGAGCAATGACCCAGAAAGGAATAGCCGTTTTGCGTTTTGATTTTACCGGTTTAGGAAGTAGCGAAGGTGACTTCTCAAATACCAACTTCAACTCCAATATCTCCGATTTAGTGAGTGCTTATGATTTTATGAAAGAGCAGTACAAAGCTCCTGCCATTATAATTGGTCATTCGCTTGGCGGAGCTGCAGTTTTGGCCGCAGCACATCAAATGCCTGAAGCTAAGGCTGTTGTTACCATTGGCTCGCCATTTGACCCAGGCCATGTAACGCACATGTTTGATAAAGACTTAGAAACTATTAAGAAGGAAGGTGAGGCTACTGTTAAAATTGGAGGCCGGCCATTCAAAATTCGGCAGCAGTTTATTGAAGATATCGAGCAAGCTAACAATGATCAAAAGATATCAAAATTAAAGAAGTCGTTATTGGTAATGCACAGCCCGCAGGATGAGATCGTGGGAGTTGAAAATGCCCGAAAGATTTATGAAGCGGCCCATCATCCAAAAAGTTTCATTTCGTTGGATGGGGCAAACCACCTTTTAACTAAAAATACAGACTCCAGTTATGTAGGCAATATTATCGCTGCATGGGCAGAACGGTATGTTGAGTACAAAAAGGAAAATGAGTTAACCTCCGAAAAGCAGGTAACAGTAAGAACTGGGATGGATAAGTATCTCACTGAAATAAAAACTGAAAATCACTATTTATTAGCCGATGAACCTAAATCACTCGGGGGTGGCGATTTTGGTCCTTCACCTTATGATTTATTAGTGGCGGCATTGGGAGCATGCACGGGCATGACATTAAGAATGTATGCAGATAGGAAAGAAATTGACTTGAAAGAGGTGAAAGTTCATTTACAGCACTCAAAAGAACATACGAAAGACTCGGAAAACCCTGAAAGTAAAAGTTCTGTGCTGGATCAAATAGAAAGAGAAATTGAACTTACCGGTAACCTTACTGCTGAACAAAGAGATCGTTTATTGGAAATTGCCGATAAGTGCCCAGTTCATAGAACACTTCACAATGAAATTGTGGTGAAAACAAAATTGATTTAA
- a CDS encoding calcium/sodium antiporter has protein sequence MVYILFVLGFVFLIKGADWLVDGASNIAQKYNVSQMIIGLTIVSFGTSLPELLVNINASVTGNPELAIGNIFGSNIANILLILGVSALITPLPITKNIYFSEIPFSLVATLLVGFLANAALFTDERSLALSRLDGIILLVFFVLFMGYIYVVFKSDKSELTKETTVSTQPMGKSLLLILAGLVGLYFGGDWVVNGATVIAEQFGLSQTFIGLTVVAIGTSLPELFTSAVAAFKKNTDIAVGNVVGSNIFNLLWILGVSAVIRPLPFDVASNTDIVMIIFSSTLLIFAVAVGKGARIVRWEGALFVAVYVAYIVYLVYRG, from the coding sequence ATGGTTTATATACTATTTGTATTAGGATTTGTTTTTTTAATTAAAGGCGCTGACTGGCTTGTTGATGGAGCGTCAAATATTGCTCAAAAGTATAACGTGAGCCAAATGATTATTGGTCTTACTATTGTCTCTTTTGGTACTTCATTGCCGGAACTGCTGGTTAATATTAATGCTTCGGTAACAGGTAATCCGGAACTTGCGATTGGAAACATTTTTGGAAGTAACATCGCCAACATCTTGTTAATACTAGGAGTAAGTGCATTAATAACCCCGTTACCTATTACAAAAAACATCTACTTCTCAGAAATCCCATTTTCACTTGTAGCAACACTCTTGGTAGGGTTTTTAGCCAATGCCGCATTATTTACAGATGAGCGGTCGCTCGCATTAAGCAGGTTAGACGGTATCATACTACTAGTCTTCTTCGTGCTATTCATGGGTTACATTTACGTAGTTTTTAAATCCGATAAATCCGAATTGACAAAAGAAACTACAGTGAGCACTCAGCCTATGGGCAAGTCGCTATTACTAATTCTAGCTGGCTTGGTCGGACTTTATTTTGGTGGTGATTGGGTGGTTAATGGCGCAACAGTTATTGCAGAGCAATTTGGCTTGAGTCAAACGTTTATTGGTTTAACAGTAGTAGCTATTGGAACATCACTACCTGAGTTGTTTACGTCAGCAGTGGCTGCATTTAAGAAAAACACAGACATAGCTGTAGGTAACGTGGTTGGCTCCAATATCTTTAACCTTTTATGGATTTTGGGAGTAAGTGCTGTGATTAGGCCTTTACCTTTTGATGTGGCTAGCAACACAGACATTGTGATGATTATCTTTTCAAGTACGCTACTAATTTTTGCTGTAGCCGTAGGAAAAGGAGCCAGAATTGTTCGTTGGGAAGGTGCTCTATTTGTGGCTGTCTATGTAGCCTATATTGTCTATTTGGTGTACAGAGGCTAA
- the mazG gene encoding nucleoside triphosphate pyrophosphohydrolase, whose amino-acid sequence MKEIKKTPDHNREAKLKAFDRLLTIMDELRENCPWDMKQTMESLRHLTIEETYELTDAIIENDMQEVKKELGDLMLHNAFYAKIGSEKGAFDMADVLNSVCEKLINRHPHIYGDVEATDEKTVKENWEKIKLKEKGDQKKSVLGGVPKSLPAMVKAMRIQEKARGVGFDWEKKEQVWQKVEEEMNEFKAEFNIENENQIDKEKAQSEFGDLLFSLINYARFVDINPEEALERTNKKFIKRFQYLESESEKDGKSMGEMTLEEMDRYWEKAKSLK is encoded by the coding sequence ATGAAAGAAATTAAAAAAACTCCTGACCATAATAGAGAAGCAAAGTTAAAGGCGTTTGACAGGCTTTTAACAATTATGGATGAGCTAAGAGAAAATTGCCCATGGGATATGAAACAGACCATGGAAAGCCTGAGGCATCTAACCATAGAAGAAACGTATGAGCTCACTGATGCTATTATCGAAAATGATATGCAAGAAGTGAAAAAGGAGTTAGGCGATTTGATGCTTCACAATGCATTTTATGCAAAAATTGGCTCGGAAAAAGGTGCTTTTGACATGGCAGATGTTCTGAATAGTGTATGCGAAAAGCTGATAAATCGCCACCCACATATTTATGGAGATGTAGAGGCTACTGATGAGAAAACTGTCAAAGAGAATTGGGAGAAAATTAAACTCAAAGAAAAGGGTGATCAGAAGAAATCTGTTTTGGGAGGTGTGCCAAAATCGCTACCCGCGATGGTTAAAGCCATGAGAATTCAGGAGAAAGCAAGAGGGGTAGGTTTTGATTGGGAGAAAAAGGAGCAGGTGTGGCAAAAGGTAGAAGAAGAAATGAATGAGTTTAAAGCTGAATTTAATATTGAGAATGAAAATCAGATAGATAAAGAAAAGGCACAGTCTGAGTTTGGAGACTTACTTTTTTCTTTAATAAATTATGCAAGGTTTGTAGATATTAACCCCGAAGAGGCACTTGAGCGAACCAATAAAAAGTTTATCAAGCGTTTTCAATACCTGGAATCAGAGTCTGAAAAAGATGGTAAAAGTATGGGGGAAATGACCTTGGAAGAAATGGATAGGTATTGGGAAAAAGCAAAAAGTTTGAAATAA
- a CDS encoding PAS domain S-box protein, whose product MIQLGPDGLVISELFEASVDGIFLLDDDCRVFSWNKKMKSLTGFDQDLVKGKHIFNLSGQFKRTFFIEALKSALNNEGSVLSERLVFPVKGSFVYCQASISPFSLPYGEGIGCMVVLRQLNESKKESRFKPLVEESPIATAIYDRKGQPKYFNKAYGKIWGASTKISSYVLDSYNILEDIQLVDLGIMPFIEKAFAGETCEIPAVSYNPEKTPALKNLGLDEYKFVKGHLFPIVNAERQVEEVVLVLNDVTFQKQAEQILSDTHAKFQKLTHGLPGVIYEYEEIGENPHTFRYISEGCQDMFGFSPEEILANSALLENRIHSEDIDSYRQSMRNSEFGARNWAWQGRIVVNNVTKWIEGKSSPTKLNDGSIVRYGLLLDITDKKEVERQYKLTEERLQLALDGADLGLWEWEHKKGKFLLNKSWAHKLGYDHSEFNKHFSKWESLVHPEDLEVFNTKTEQFSLGTKEVVEFEYRMKTKSGEWVWVLDRGKVIERTKTGKVKRASGTILDVNKSKITQQLIKQNEQLFTQLFENAPLGLVLLDDKHQVVQMNQGFVDMFGYTQEEVIGNQLNNIIVPDASVQESIDINTLTSKGTVGILESHRLHKNGNMVPVIIYGVPISYNETTIGIYGIYVNIAERVKAEKELQIRNNELDNFVYKVSHDLRAPLSSILGLVHLANHEQNEDDLKEYIAIIENRVKQLDSFINDVLSHSKNLKMDVKVDEINFKEIIDNCYAELSYLPHSQNVLRKIAIDGPAFYSDVWRIKEVFRNLISNAIKYADPEKDCSFISLDITITEEQATIRVEDNGIGIDDESLPKIFEMFYRATTKAEGSGIGLYIVKNAIEKLGGQVELESKADEGTIFNIILPNQCHNAEIKA is encoded by the coding sequence ATGATTCAATTAGGTCCGGATGGACTGGTAATTTCTGAGTTGTTTGAGGCAAGTGTAGATGGCATTTTCTTGTTGGATGATGACTGTAGGGTATTTTCTTGGAATAAGAAAATGAAATCGCTCACTGGTTTTGATCAGGATCTTGTCAAAGGCAAACACATTTTTAATCTTTCAGGCCAGTTTAAAAGAACATTTTTTATTGAGGCGCTTAAATCAGCCTTAAATAATGAGGGTTCTGTCTTATCAGAAAGACTAGTATTTCCTGTAAAGGGATCTTTCGTTTATTGCCAGGCCAGTATATCACCATTCAGTTTGCCATATGGCGAAGGAATTGGCTGCATGGTTGTTTTACGGCAACTCAATGAGAGCAAGAAAGAGAGTAGGTTTAAGCCTTTGGTAGAAGAATCTCCTATTGCCACAGCAATTTATGATAGAAAAGGGCAGCCTAAATATTTTAATAAGGCCTATGGCAAGATTTGGGGTGCATCAACCAAAATTTCAAGCTACGTTTTAGATTCTTACAATATTCTTGAAGATATACAGCTTGTAGATTTAGGGATAATGCCATTTATCGAAAAGGCCTTTGCTGGTGAAACATGCGAAATTCCAGCTGTATCTTATAATCCGGAAAAAACACCAGCCCTTAAAAATTTGGGCTTAGATGAATACAAATTCGTCAAAGGACATTTGTTTCCAATAGTAAATGCTGAAAGGCAGGTGGAAGAAGTAGTTCTTGTTTTAAATGATGTTACTTTTCAAAAACAAGCCGAGCAGATACTCTCAGATACACATGCTAAATTTCAAAAGTTAACTCACGGACTACCAGGAGTAATTTACGAATACGAAGAAATAGGCGAAAACCCACACACATTCAGATACATAAGCGAAGGGTGCCAGGATATGTTTGGGTTTTCACCCGAGGAGATTCTTGCCAACTCAGCACTGCTAGAAAATAGAATCCATTCAGAAGATATTGATAGTTACAGGCAGTCGATGCGAAATAGTGAGTTTGGCGCCCGTAATTGGGCATGGCAAGGCCGCATCGTGGTAAACAATGTAACTAAGTGGATTGAAGGAAAATCCAGCCCAACAAAACTGAATGATGGTTCCATCGTGCGTTATGGACTGCTTCTTGACATCACAGATAAAAAAGAAGTGGAGCGCCAGTATAAATTAACCGAAGAGCGGCTTCAACTTGCCCTAGATGGTGCTGATCTTGGTCTTTGGGAGTGGGAGCATAAAAAGGGAAAATTCTTACTTAATAAATCATGGGCTCATAAATTGGGTTATGATCATAGTGAATTCAACAAACACTTTTCAAAGTGGGAGTCATTGGTTCATCCGGAAGATTTAGAAGTATTTAATACAAAAACTGAGCAATTCTCCTTAGGCACAAAAGAAGTGGTTGAATTTGAGTACCGCATGAAAACTAAATCAGGTGAGTGGGTTTGGGTGCTTGATAGAGGCAAAGTAATAGAACGAACGAAAACAGGGAAAGTAAAACGCGCTTCAGGTACCATTTTGGATGTCAATAAATCCAAAATAACCCAGCAGCTTATAAAGCAAAATGAACAGTTATTTACTCAGCTGTTTGAAAATGCACCGCTAGGCCTTGTGTTGCTTGATGACAAGCACCAGGTAGTACAAATGAATCAAGGGTTTGTTGATATGTTTGGCTACACTCAGGAAGAAGTAATTGGCAACCAGCTTAATAATATTATTGTACCCGATGCCAGTGTTCAGGAAAGCATAGACATCAATACACTTACCTCAAAGGGGACTGTCGGTATCCTGGAGTCACACCGTTTGCATAAAAATGGTAATATGGTTCCTGTAATTATCTATGGTGTGCCAATTTCTTACAACGAAACAACCATAGGCATCTATGGCATCTATGTAAATATTGCCGAGCGCGTTAAAGCTGAAAAGGAACTGCAAATCCGAAATAACGAACTGGATAATTTCGTATATAAAGTTTCGCACGACTTAAGGGCGCCACTTTCATCAATACTAGGATTAGTTCATTTGGCTAATCATGAGCAGAACGAGGATGACTTGAAAGAATATATCGCTATCATTGAGAATAGAGTAAAGCAGCTCGATAGTTTTATTAATGATGTACTTAGCCACTCAAAAAACCTGAAAATGGATGTGAAGGTGGATGAGATTAACTTTAAGGAAATTATTGATAACTGCTATGCAGAATTAAGTTATCTGCCGCATTCACAAAATGTTTTGCGTAAAATAGCCATTGATGGCCCTGCTTTTTATAGTGATGTTTGGCGTATCAAAGAAGTGTTCAGAAACTTAATTTCTAACGCCATCAAGTATGCTGATCCGGAAAAAGATTGCTCGTTCATTTCATTAGATATTACTATTACTGAAGAGCAAGCCACTATCAGAGTAGAGGATAACGGAATTGGCATTGATGATGAATCGTTGCCTAAAATATTCGAAATGTTCTACCGTGCTACTACCAAAGCAGAAGGTTCGGGTATTGGACTATACATTGTTAAAAATGCAATCGAAAAGCTAGGCGGACAAGTAGAGCTGGAAAGCAAGGCCGATGAAGGCACCATCTTTAACATAATTTTGCCTAATCAATGTCATAACGCTGAAATTAAGGCGTAG
- a CDS encoding cysteine desulfurase family protein, whose amino-acid sequence MKVYLDNAATTPLDPEVFEAMKPYLLDNYGNPSSTHSHGRQVRSAIESARKTVAELLKVSPGEIFFTSGGTEADNTLICSSISSYNLSHAITSKIEHHAVLHTLENLETTGKIKLSYVNLDEKGNVDLDHLDELLAKNERSFVSLMHANNEIGNILDLKATGEICKKHNAIFHSDTVQTMGHYAHNLSELDVQCITGAAHKFHGPKGAGFMYIDKNTKIAPFIHGGAQERNMRGGTENVYGIIGTAKALEIAYREMAEHQNHIQGLKDRMIDNLKNSIEGVSFNGESDNPEKSLYTVLNVCLPESQDNDMLLFTLDINGISASGGSACSSGATTGSHVLAGIKTNPNRGAVRFSFSKYNTVEEIDYASEKIAEFYKQEALK is encoded by the coding sequence ATGAAAGTATATCTAGATAATGCTGCCACTACGCCATTAGATCCGGAGGTTTTCGAGGCAATGAAACCTTATTTATTGGATAACTATGGAAATCCAAGTAGTACACATTCCCATGGCAGACAGGTGCGTTCGGCCATAGAATCAGCGAGAAAAACTGTTGCTGAGCTACTTAAAGTATCTCCAGGAGAAATCTTTTTTACATCTGGAGGAACTGAGGCGGATAACACCTTAATCTGTAGCAGCATATCTTCTTATAACCTTTCGCATGCAATTACTTCTAAAATTGAGCACCATGCTGTGCTGCATACGTTAGAAAATTTAGAAACAACGGGCAAGATTAAATTAAGCTATGTGAATTTAGATGAGAAGGGTAATGTTGACCTGGATCATTTAGATGAACTACTAGCCAAGAATGAGCGAAGTTTTGTCTCGCTAATGCATGCCAATAATGAGATTGGTAACATTTTAGACTTAAAAGCGACCGGAGAAATTTGCAAAAAACACAATGCTATTTTTCATTCAGACACAGTGCAAACCATGGGTCATTATGCGCATAATTTAAGTGAATTAGATGTTCAGTGCATTACTGGAGCAGCCCATAAATTCCATGGGCCAAAAGGTGCCGGTTTTATGTATATAGATAAAAACACCAAAATTGCTCCATTTATTCATGGTGGCGCACAAGAACGTAATATGCGCGGGGGAACAGAAAATGTATATGGCATCATTGGCACAGCTAAAGCGTTAGAAATTGCCTATCGAGAAATGGCTGAGCACCAAAATCATATTCAGGGTTTAAAAGATAGAATGATTGATAATCTTAAAAATTCTATTGAAGGTGTTTCATTCAATGGCGAGTCTGACAATCCTGAAAAGAGCCTTTACACTGTTTTGAATGTATGCTTGCCTGAATCTCAGGATAATGATATGCTATTATTTACGCTAGATATTAATGGCATCTCGGCATCTGGAGGTAGTGCTTGCTCAAGTGGAGCCACAACCGGCTCTCACGTATTGGCTGGCATTAAGACCAACCCAAACAGAGGCGCTGTTAGATTTTCTTTTAGCAAGTATAATACCGTTGAAGAGATTGATTATGCGAGTGAGAAGATTGCGGAGTTTTATAAGCAAGAAGCGTTAAAATAA
- the hemH gene encoding ferrochelatase, which yields MKKRTGVLLINLGTPDSPSVGDVRSYLFQFLNDPRVIDIPKLLRMILVNLIIVPFRAPKSAKIYKELWTDEGSPLLNISQNVANKLDKELGDDFDVHLAMRYKNPNIKDVLEQMRLKNYTKIVVITMFPQYASASTGSAYELVMDVVKKWWVIPEIQFAGQYYDHPDFIEAIADRASKYNFDEYDHILFSYHGVPDRHVDKVYATGLCTDRDCEHEITEENQYCYKATCYATTRLLVKRLGIPEDQYTVCFQSRLDKKWLTPFSDKVVEEWGKKGAKKLLVFSPAFTADCLETIIEIGDEYQEIFEEHGGEKVQLVESLNEHPLWIKCLKELVLK from the coding sequence ATGAAGAAAAGAACCGGAGTACTTTTAATTAACCTTGGAACGCCTGATAGCCCTTCTGTTGGTGATGTTCGCTCCTACCTGTTTCAATTTTTAAATGATCCTAGAGTAATTGATATACCAAAATTGCTTAGAATGATTTTGGTGAACTTAATCATCGTTCCTTTTAGAGCACCAAAGTCAGCAAAGATTTATAAAGAATTATGGACGGATGAAGGTTCACCACTTTTGAATATTAGTCAGAATGTGGCTAACAAATTGGATAAAGAGTTAGGCGATGATTTCGATGTACACCTTGCCATGCGTTATAAAAATCCAAACATCAAGGATGTGTTGGAGCAAATGCGATTAAAGAATTATACTAAGATTGTAGTGATCACCATGTTTCCCCAATATGCCTCGGCTAGCACGGGCTCAGCTTATGAGTTGGTAATGGATGTAGTGAAAAAGTGGTGGGTAATTCCTGAAATACAATTTGCTGGGCAGTATTATGACCATCCTGATTTTATTGAAGCTATTGCGGATAGAGCATCCAAATATAATTTTGACGAATATGATCACATTTTATTCTCCTACCATGGCGTACCTGACAGGCATGTAGATAAGGTTTATGCTACTGGTTTATGTACTGATAGAGACTGCGAACACGAAATCACAGAAGAGAACCAATATTGCTATAAAGCTACTTGTTACGCAACAACCAGGCTTTTAGTGAAGAGGCTGGGAATTCCTGAAGACCAATATACCGTTTGTTTTCAATCGCGGTTAGATAAAAAGTGGCTTACGCCATTTTCTGACAAGGTTGTAGAGGAATGGGGCAAAAAGGGAGCTAAGAAATTGCTCGTTTTCTCACCAGCCTTTACTGCTGACTGCCTGGAAACTATTATTGAAATTGGTGATGAGTACCAGGAAATTTTTGAAGAACATGGCGGTGAGAAAGTACAGTTAGTGGAAAGCCTGAACGAACACCCGCTGTGGATTAAGTGTTTGAAGGAGTTGGTCTTGAAATAG
- a CDS encoding DUF418 domain-containing protein, translating into MTSVQNKVAAPIAEADRIEILDILRGFALFGILIMNIINFSGYDFASDATKSSFSTYRIDQHLLNLARMFFEGKFYAIFSILFGIGFSIIMMRLKSKTSNWKALFYRRLLILALIGYIHLQFLWAGDILLVYALMGFLLPLFANYTDRNLLIVSVSLLVLAIVIHVFVAITGFMPGQWLENIGLMIDSRNGIPEDESWRTYLFNSAHGWQEFWKWNVPGPLFRFSDLINSNRFFKILSLFLLGYYIGRRQFALYLEADRLIIKKITIYGFLMGIPSNLAYVYFYNDGIQLPEPLGLLDSVFQIVGGFSLGLAIMGGLTIAYFNGHKWLMWFAPMGKMALTNYLMQTIICIGLFYCIAFALGGKMGLTYIYLITVGIILFQMLYSKVWLKYYRYGPMEWLWRKLTYGRLK; encoded by the coding sequence ATGACCTCCGTCCAAAATAAAGTGGCTGCTCCAATTGCAGAAGCAGATCGAATCGAAATTCTAGATATCCTCCGAGGTTTTGCACTTTTTGGTATTTTGATAATGAATATCATCAATTTCAGTGGGTATGATTTTGCCTCAGATGCAACGAAGAGTTCGTTTAGTACATATCGGATTGATCAGCATCTTCTCAACCTAGCTAGGATGTTTTTTGAAGGGAAGTTCTATGCCATTTTTTCTATTCTATTCGGTATTGGTTTCTCCATTATTATGATGAGGTTGAAGAGTAAAACAAGCAATTGGAAAGCTCTTTTTTATCGTAGGCTATTGATTTTAGCACTAATTGGCTACATACACCTTCAATTTTTATGGGCCGGAGATATTCTACTTGTCTATGCGCTCATGGGCTTTTTGCTACCCTTATTTGCCAATTACACAGATAGAAACTTGCTCATTGTTTCTGTGAGTCTGTTAGTTTTAGCGATAGTTATTCACGTATTTGTGGCTATAACCGGATTCATGCCTGGTCAATGGCTGGAAAATATTGGCCTTATGATTGATTCAAGAAATGGCATCCCTGAAGACGAAAGCTGGCGTACCTATTTGTTTAATTCAGCCCACGGATGGCAAGAATTCTGGAAATGGAATGTACCCGGACCGCTATTTCGTTTTTCAGACCTAATAAACAGCAACCGATTTTTTAAAATATTGTCGCTCTTTTTACTGGGATATTACATCGGAAGGAGGCAATTCGCTCTTTATTTGGAGGCAGACAGACTGATAATCAAGAAGATCACCATTTACGGGTTTTTGATGGGAATACCTTCCAATCTTGCTTATGTATATTTTTACAATGATGGAATACAGCTGCCAGAACCGCTCGGATTGTTAGATTCAGTATTTCAAATTGTTGGAGGGTTCTCACTTGGTTTAGCGATAATGGGCGGGCTGACGATCGCTTATTTCAATGGACATAAATGGCTCATGTGGTTTGCGCCTATGGGTAAAATGGCATTGACGAATTATCTTATGCAAACCATCATTTGCATTGGCTTATTTTATTGTATTGCTTTTGCACTTGGAGGTAAAATGGGCCTGACTTATATCTATTTGATCACTGTAGGCATCATTCTTTTTCAGATGCTTTATAGCAAGGTGTGGCTCAAATATTATCGATATGGCCCTATGGAATGGCTTTGGAGAAAATTGACATATGGCAGACTTAAGTAA